From Camelina sativa cultivar DH55 chromosome 20, Cs, whole genome shotgun sequence, the proteins below share one genomic window:
- the LOC104772022 gene encoding palmitoyl-protein thioesterase 3-like isoform X2, translated as MEKGLKWSCVAVVVAFLAMVDVSVSVPFIMLHGIIAGCSDKINANFTLLLHNLSGSPGFCVEIGNGVFTSMFMPLAHQAEIACEKVKQMKELSKGYNIVARSQGNMVARGLIEFCDGGPPVYNYISLAGPHAGISFIPMCHSTPHCKKFDEIIKRGLYSDFAQNNAAPSGYYKIPTDITMYLESSKYLPKLSNEIPNQRNSTYKDRFASLHNLVLVKFQDDKIIVPSESTWFGFYPDGDFKHVLPAQQTKLYTEDWIGLKKLDTAGKVKFVSVPGGHLDMAYQDVVTHVVPYLQNRERTRKHQNI; from the exons ATGGAGAAAGGTTTAAAGTGGTCTTGTGTTGCGGTGGTGGTTGCATTCTTAGCCATGGTTGACGTCTCTGTTTCAGTTCCGTTCATAATGCTTCATGGAATCATAGCTGGATGTTCTGATAAAATAAATGCTAACTTCACATTGCTTCTCCATAACCTCTCTGGCTCTCCTGGCTTTTGCGT AGAAATTGGCAATGGAGTATTCACTTCAATGTTCATGCCACTTGCACATCAAGCAGAAATAGCATGTGAAAAAGTGAAGCAAATGAAAGAGTTGAGTaaaggatacaacattgttgCAAGATCTCAG GGAAACATGGTGGCTCGAGGCTTGATCGAGTTCTGCGACGGTGGGCCTCCTGTTTACAACTATATATCTTTGGCTGGTCCTCATGCTGGCATTTCTTTTATTCCTATGTGTCAt TCCACTCCACATTGTAAGAAGTTTGATGAGATTATCAAGAGAGGTCTCTATAGCGACTTCGCTCAA AATAATGCTGCTCCTAGTGGTTATTACAAAATCCCTACA gATATAACAATGTACTTGGAAAGCTCAAAGTATCTACCTAAGCTTAGCAATGAGATACCAAACCAAAGAAACTCAACTTACAAAGACCGGTTCGCCAGTTTACACAACCTGGTTCTTGTCaag TTTCAAGACGATAAGATTATTGTTCCAAGTGAGTCAACTTGGTTCGGGTTTTATCCGGATGGTGACTTCAAACATGTTCTCCCTGCTCAACAGACAAAGCTCTATACAGAGGACTGGATTGgtctaaaaaaattggataCTGCTGGAAAAGTGAAGTTTGTGAGTGTACCCGGTGGACACCTCGATATGGCGTATCAAGATGTCGTCACACACGTCGTACCGTATCTCCAGAACCGGGAAAGAACTAGGAAACACCAAAACATATAG
- the LOC109131443 gene encoding pentatricopeptide repeat-containing protein At5g47360 gives MLNHLVSRLVSPSLRSHPSKISALRFSTTVSAAERLYDQLQGCTTNLEKQLASAKVKLDSSCINEVIRRCHPNQFQSGLRFFIWAGTQSSHRHSPFMYSKACEFLKIRANPGLIKDVVEAYRKEECFVSVKTMRVVLTLCNQARLADEALWVLRKFPEFDLCADTVAYNLVIRLFADKGDLNMADMLMKEMDCVDLYPDVITYTSLINGYCNAGMIDEAWKLAKEMSKHDCVLNTVTYSRILEGVCKSGSMEAALELLSEMEKEDGGGSVSPNAVTYTLVIQAFCEKKKIREALLVLDRMVDRGCTPNRVTASVLIQGVLENDEDVKDLSKLIDKLVKLGGVSLSECFCSATVSLIRLQRWREAEKIFRLMLVRGIRPDGLACSLVLRELCLSERFLDCFLVYQEIEKADVKSTIDSDIHANLLLGLCKQGSSWEAAKLAKSMLDKKLRLRVSHVEKIIEALKKTGDEDLMRRFSTD, from the coding sequence ATGCTAAATCACTTGGTTTCTCGTCTGGTTTCTCCCTCATTACGATCTCATCCCTCAAAAATCTCAGCTTTACGGTTTTCCACAACTGTCTCAGCCGCCGAGAGACTATACGACCAGCTTCAGGGATGCACGACCAATCTCGAGAAGCAATTAGCCTCGGCTAAGGTGAAATTGGACTCTTCTTGTATCAACGAGGTGATAAGAAGATGCCATCCAAATCAATTTCAATCGGGTCTTAGATTCTTCATATGGGCAGGAACTCAATCCAGCCATAGACACAGTCCTTTTATGTATAGCAAAGCTTGCGAATTTCTTAAGATTAGAGCAAACCCAGGTTTGATCAAGGACGTTGTTGAAGCTTATCGTAAAGAGGAATGCTTTGTTAGTGTTAAGACGATGAGGGTTGTTCTTACTCTGTGTAATCAAGCGAGACTCGCTGATGAGGCGTTGTGGGTATTAAGGAAGTTTCCTGAATTCGATTTATGCGCAGACACTGTTGCTTATAATTTGGTGATTAGGTTGTTTGCTGATAAGGGAGATTTGAATATGGCTGATATGTTGATGAAAGAGATGGATTGTGTTGATCTTTATCCAGATGTGATTACTTATACATCACTGATCAATGGGTACTGCAATGCTGGTATGATCGATGAAGCTTGGAAGTTGGCTAAGGAGATGAGTAAGCACGATTGCGTGCTTAACACCGTGACGTATTCGAGGATTCTAGAAGGAGTTTGTAAGTCTGGCTCTATGGAAGCAGCGTTGGAGTTGTTGTCTGAAATGGAGAAAGAAGATGGTGGTGGATCTGTTAGTCCGAATGCGGTTACTTATACTTTGGTAATTCAAGCGTtttgtgagaagaagaagattagagaGGCGTTGTTGGTATTGGATAGAATGGTAGACCGAGGATGCACTCCGAATCGTGTTACTGCTAGTGTTTTGATTCAGGGGGTTTTGGAGAACGATGAGGATGTTAAGGATCTTTCTAAGTTGATTGATAAGTTGGTGAAACTTGGCGGTGTTTCTCTTTCTGAATGTTTTTGTTCGGCTACTGTGTCGCTAATCCGTTTGCAAAGATGGAGAGAGGCTGAAAAGATCTTCCGACTGATGTTGGTCCGCGGGATTAGACCTGATGGTCTTGCGTGCAGTCTTGTTCTCAGGGAATTATGTTTATCGGAAAGGTTTCTTGATTGTTTCCTTGTGTATCAAGAAATCGAGAAGGCGGATGTGAAGTCAACAATAGACTCAGATATACACGCGAATCTTTTGCTCGGTCTCTGCAAACAGGGGAGTTCTTGGGAAGCTGCCAAGCTTGCGAAATCGATGCTCGATAAGAAATTGAGATTAAGAGTTTCTCATGTTGAGAAAATCATTGAAGCGTTGAAGAAAACTGGTGATGAAGATCTCATGCGTCGTTTCTCTActgattga
- the LOC104772022 gene encoding palmitoyl-protein thioesterase 3-like isoform X1 has protein sequence MEKGLKWSCVAVVVAFLAMVDVSVSVPFIMLHGIIAGCSDKINANFTLLLHNLSGSPGFCVEIGNGVFTSMFMPLAHQAEIACEKVKQMKELSKGYNIVARSQGNMVARGLIEFCDGGPPVYNYISLAGPHAGISFIPMCHVSSFFFFILFDEIIKRGLYSDFAQNNAAPSGYYKIPTDITMYLESSKYLPKLSNEIPNQRNSTYKDRFASLHNLVLVKFQDDKIIVPSESTWFGFYPDGDFKHVLPAQQTKLYTEDWIGLKKLDTAGKVKFVSVPGGHLDMAYQDVVTHVVPYLQNRERTRKHQNI, from the exons ATGGAGAAAGGTTTAAAGTGGTCTTGTGTTGCGGTGGTGGTTGCATTCTTAGCCATGGTTGACGTCTCTGTTTCAGTTCCGTTCATAATGCTTCATGGAATCATAGCTGGATGTTCTGATAAAATAAATGCTAACTTCACATTGCTTCTCCATAACCTCTCTGGCTCTCCTGGCTTTTGCGT AGAAATTGGCAATGGAGTATTCACTTCAATGTTCATGCCACTTGCACATCAAGCAGAAATAGCATGTGAAAAAGTGAAGCAAATGAAAGAGTTGAGTaaaggatacaacattgttgCAAGATCTCAG GGAAACATGGTGGCTCGAGGCTTGATCGAGTTCTGCGACGGTGGGCCTCCTGTTTACAACTATATATCTTTGGCTGGTCCTCATGCTGGCATTTCTTTTATTCCTATGTGTCAtgtaagctcttttttttttttcatctta TTTGATGAGATTATCAAGAGAGGTCTCTATAGCGACTTCGCTCAA AATAATGCTGCTCCTAGTGGTTATTACAAAATCCCTACA gATATAACAATGTACTTGGAAAGCTCAAAGTATCTACCTAAGCTTAGCAATGAGATACCAAACCAAAGAAACTCAACTTACAAAGACCGGTTCGCCAGTTTACACAACCTGGTTCTTGTCaag TTTCAAGACGATAAGATTATTGTTCCAAGTGAGTCAACTTGGTTCGGGTTTTATCCGGATGGTGACTTCAAACATGTTCTCCCTGCTCAACAGACAAAGCTCTATACAGAGGACTGGATTGgtctaaaaaaattggataCTGCTGGAAAAGTGAAGTTTGTGAGTGTACCCGGTGGACACCTCGATATGGCGTATCAAGATGTCGTCACACACGTCGTACCGTATCTCCAGAACCGGGAAAGAACTAGGAAACACCAAAACATATAG